One part of the uncultured Celeribacter sp. genome encodes these proteins:
- a CDS encoding homocysteine S-methyltransferase family protein — protein sequence MTSITLLDGGLGRELQRFGAPLRQPEWSAGALIEAPDAVRQAHEAFFRAGAEIATTNSYAVVPFHIGTDRFAAHGLELAALSGRLAREAAEATADIQPNGRVAGCLPPACGSYRPDQFDPSQARDILAVLVEGLSPFVDLWLAETMSSLEEARITAEAVSDSNKPLWLSYSLRDDELQTPTAPSLRSGETVREAVTLAVELNAQAILFNCSMPEVMAAAVIETRNTLETLGRALPIGVYANAFTARGQDGAANDVLSQVRSDVTPMAYAYWTDAWIAAGATLIGGCCGIGADHIDLLRQRYKTATPAD from the coding sequence ATGACATCCATCACCCTGCTCGACGGCGGCCTGGGCCGCGAACTGCAACGTTTTGGCGCCCCGTTGCGCCAGCCGGAGTGGTCCGCAGGCGCGCTCATTGAGGCTCCAGATGCGGTCCGCCAGGCCCATGAAGCGTTCTTTCGGGCCGGGGCAGAGATCGCGACCACCAACAGCTATGCCGTTGTGCCCTTTCATATCGGCACAGACCGTTTCGCGGCACATGGGCTGGAGCTCGCGGCACTGTCCGGACGTCTTGCCAGAGAGGCCGCCGAGGCAACTGCGGACATCCAGCCAAACGGCCGCGTTGCAGGATGTCTACCGCCAGCCTGCGGATCCTACCGCCCAGACCAGTTCGACCCGTCGCAGGCGCGCGACATTCTCGCGGTCCTCGTTGAGGGGCTGTCCCCCTTCGTGGATCTTTGGTTGGCGGAGACAATGAGCAGTCTGGAAGAAGCCCGCATCACAGCCGAGGCGGTATCGGACAGCAACAAGCCGCTCTGGCTCTCCTACAGCCTGCGCGATGACGAGCTACAGACACCGACTGCACCATCCCTGCGTTCGGGCGAAACCGTACGGGAAGCCGTCACGCTGGCGGTCGAGCTGAACGCACAGGCGATCCTTTTCAACTGCTCCATGCCAGAGGTGATGGCCGCCGCCGTGATCGAAACCCGTAACACGCTGGAAACGCTTGGGCGCGCACTGCCGATCGGGGTCTATGCCAATGCCTTTACCGCGCGCGGTCAGGACGGGGCCGCCAATGACGTGCTGTCACAGGTGCGCAGCGACGTCACGCCAATGGCCTATGCATACTGGACCGACGCCTGGATCGCGGCGGGCGCAACGCTGATCGGCGGATGCTGCGGCATCGGCGCCGATCATATCGACCTTTTGCGCCAGCGTTACAAAACCGCCACTCCCGCAGACTGA
- a CDS encoding helix-turn-helix transcriptional regulator: MIEMPARTLSKSMPRNSEAIEVACLDVDPAGRVLSCDQTANRFLKEAGHLAADHTLAPLVPGKQLNTAIAAANDPTDPRATVLPVHALQAAQLTQINVLPFLPNRVRVILFLKHGQTKRTSAPEQMPQADNTPSLSPRETAVLRLAAAGMRRDRIAHQLNISLPTVDLHCRNFRRKLSARTTLEAIAIATGIGLLD; this comes from the coding sequence ATGATCGAAATGCCAGCCCGCACCCTCTCAAAATCCATGCCGCGCAACAGCGAGGCGATTGAAGTCGCTTGTCTCGATGTTGATCCGGCAGGGCGGGTCCTCTCCTGCGATCAGACAGCCAACCGTTTTTTGAAAGAGGCCGGCCATCTCGCAGCCGATCATACATTGGCCCCCCTTGTACCGGGCAAACAGCTGAACACTGCGATTGCTGCGGCCAATGATCCGACCGACCCACGTGCCACGGTCCTGCCCGTTCATGCGCTGCAAGCGGCACAGCTCACGCAAATCAACGTGCTGCCCTTCCTGCCAAACCGCGTGCGGGTCATTCTGTTTCTGAAGCATGGGCAGACAAAGCGCACATCAGCCCCAGAGCAGATGCCCCAGGCCGACAACACCCCCTCGCTGTCGCCGCGTGAAACCGCCGTTCTGCGTCTGGCAGCAGCCGGCATGCGCCGCGATCGCATCGCCCATCAGCTCAACATCTCGCTGCCAACCGTGGATCTGCACTGTCGCAACTTCCGGCGCAAACTCTCCGCACGCACCACTCTGGAGGCCATCGCCATCGCTACGGGGATCGGGCTGCTGGACTGA
- a CDS encoding alpha/beta hydrolase: MTPSGSSQSVLPVKRSEFRATLSSALSREQAAALPADDDLLLRTPADTPIDRFAHRQFARSSFPVNLYDAAGVRRIDGFLGDGHTAFPQEMRMPQSSSSGCAFVVKDDTLFVLYDRLERWEDVPDALALVAVRLDRDRFGSLMPEAPDPQSLTQSEYLLLSHMLAGLDLRAAAAVMGASYDTKRKQIQTVMEKLGARNQAALLRALALDITARVLDEILPKEHQSYETSLVKRQFGKDVVISKITIGEGVEVPVWDFGARRGRPVLYFHNMLAPTVFDRDIIAELKRNNLRWIVIPRHFLNFAGVLGAQARVEKLTAALAETLAYLSDDPVVCIGESAGVPWAVNFARRFPHQVSHLVLSATPKPPDTGPVAKDPSLYEEMSQRLRRDERVLSGLTRIYNAIARMPSLAQRGLLHMYRHSPADTLFLERTFRQGYLSEWLRVIANEGTLASIDELMNLQRNWEDELTQVGCDITFVHGAEDPVCPAEAMAHMVGHLPNAQCEIVEDAGHFVLMQHFPRFASLSRSLSEAA; this comes from the coding sequence ATGACGCCGTCTGGTTCTTCTCAATCCGTTTTGCCCGTCAAGCGTTCCGAATTTCGGGCCACTCTGAGTTCGGCGTTGTCCCGCGAACAGGCAGCTGCGCTGCCCGCAGATGACGATCTGCTTTTGCGAACTCCGGCCGACACGCCGATTGACCGTTTCGCACACCGCCAGTTTGCCCGCAGCAGCTTTCCTGTGAATCTCTATGATGCGGCGGGAGTGCGTCGGATCGATGGGTTCCTTGGGGACGGTCACACCGCGTTTCCGCAAGAGATGCGTATGCCGCAATCGTCATCCAGCGGCTGCGCCTTCGTGGTCAAGGATGATACGCTGTTCGTGCTCTATGATCGCCTTGAACGCTGGGAGGATGTCCCCGACGCGCTGGCTCTTGTTGCGGTGCGGCTGGATCGGGACCGGTTTGGCTCGCTCATGCCCGAGGCTCCCGATCCGCAATCTTTGACGCAGAGCGAATACCTGTTGTTGTCGCATATGCTGGCGGGGTTGGACCTGCGGGCTGCAGCGGCGGTTATGGGTGCATCATATGATACAAAGCGCAAGCAAATTCAGACCGTTATGGAAAAACTCGGCGCACGCAATCAGGCGGCATTGCTGCGGGCCTTGGCGCTGGACATCACGGCGCGAGTGCTGGATGAAATCCTGCCCAAAGAGCACCAAAGCTATGAAACCAGCCTGGTCAAACGCCAGTTCGGCAAGGATGTGGTCATCAGCAAAATCACCATCGGGGAAGGGGTGGAGGTCCCGGTCTGGGACTTCGGTGCCCGTCGTGGACGCCCTGTTCTGTATTTTCACAATATGCTGGCGCCGACCGTCTTTGATCGTGACATCATTGCAGAACTGAAACGCAATAACCTGCGCTGGATCGTGATTCCCCGCCATTTCCTGAACTTCGCCGGTGTGCTGGGCGCACAGGCGCGGGTGGAAAAGCTGACGGCGGCGTTGGCGGAAACGTTGGCCTATCTCTCTGACGATCCGGTGGTTTGCATCGGTGAAAGTGCCGGGGTGCCCTGGGCGGTGAATTTTGCGCGCCGCTTTCCGCATCAGGTCTCACACTTGGTGCTGAGCGCCACGCCCAAGCCGCCAGACACAGGCCCGGTGGCGAAAGATCCGTCGCTCTACGAGGAAATGTCGCAGCGGTTGCGTCGGGATGAAAGGGTGCTGTCCGGGCTGACGCGCATCTACAATGCAATCGCCCGTATGCCGTCTCTGGCGCAGCGCGGACTTTTGCATATGTACCGGCACTCTCCGGCGGATACGCTTTTTTTGGAAAGGACTTTCCGTCAAGGGTATCTGAGCGAATGGCTCAGGGTGATTGCCAATGAGGGCACGCTCGCCTCCATAGATGAGTTGATGAACCTGCAGCGCAACTGGGAAGATGAGCTGACGCAGGTTGGTTGCGACATCACCTTTGTGCATGGGGCCGAAGACCCGGTGTGTCCGGCCGAGGCGATGGCCCATATGGTGGGGCATCTGCCGAATGCACAGTGCGAAATTGTCGAAGATGCAGGCCATTTTGTCCTGATGCAGCATTTCCCGCGCTTTGCCTCGCTGTCGCGGAGTTTGAGCGAGGCAGCGTAA
- a CDS encoding aspartate aminotransferase family protein, with amino-acid sequence MLTNDQLAKWDRENFFHPSTHLAQHARGETPSRVIKTAEGVHIEDRDGTRLLDAFAGLYCVNVGYGRQDIAEAIADQARELAYYHAYVGHGTEASITLSKMVLDRAPAHMSKVYFGLSGSDANETNIKLIWYYNNILGRPEKKKIISRWRGYHGSGVMTGSLTGLETFHNKFDLPRAPIVHTEAPYYFRRPDADMSEEAFTAHCVAALEELIEREGADTIAAFIGEPVLGTGGIVPPPAGYWTAIQAVLDKHDILLVADEVVTGFGRLGSMFGSEHYGMKPDLITIAKGLTSAYAPLSGSIVGDKMWKVLEQGTDENGPIGHGWTYSAHPVGAAAGVANLQLIDKLSLVENAGAVGAYLKAGLQDALGAHANVGDIRGEGMMCAVEFVKDRDSRSFFDAGDKIGYQIAGALLAEGVIGRAMPQGDILGFAPPFCLTRDEADTVIAATKKAVSSVLPG; translated from the coding sequence ATGCTGACCAACGATCAACTTGCGAAATGGGACCGCGAAAACTTCTTTCACCCCTCCACGCATCTGGCCCAGCACGCCCGTGGTGAAACCCCCAGCCGGGTGATCAAGACCGCCGAAGGGGTGCATATCGAAGACCGCGACGGTACGCGTCTGCTCGACGCCTTCGCCGGGCTCTACTGCGTCAATGTCGGCTACGGACGTCAGGATATCGCCGAAGCCATCGCCGATCAGGCCCGCGAACTGGCCTATTACCACGCCTATGTCGGTCACGGCACCGAGGCCTCGATCACCCTGTCGAAAATGGTGCTCGACCGCGCGCCTGCGCATATGTCCAAGGTCTACTTTGGCCTGTCCGGGTCTGATGCCAATGAAACCAACATCAAACTGATCTGGTATTACAACAACATCCTGGGTCGCCCGGAAAAGAAAAAGATCATCTCACGCTGGCGCGGCTATCACGGTTCGGGCGTGATGACCGGGTCGCTGACCGGGCTGGAGACCTTCCACAACAAATTCGACCTGCCGCGCGCACCCATCGTGCACACCGAAGCTCCCTATTATTTCCGCCGCCCCGATGCTGACATGTCGGAAGAGGCCTTCACCGCCCATTGCGTGGCCGCTCTGGAAGAGCTGATCGAACGGGAAGGCGCGGACACCATCGCGGCCTTCATCGGCGAACCCGTGCTGGGCACCGGTGGGATCGTACCGCCGCCGGCAGGCTATTGGACCGCCATTCAGGCCGTGCTGGACAAACACGACATCCTGCTGGTCGCCGATGAGGTCGTCACAGGCTTTGGCCGTCTGGGCAGCATGTTCGGCTCCGAACACTACGGCATGAAACCCGATCTGATCACCATCGCCAAAGGGCTGACCTCGGCCTATGCGCCGCTGTCGGGGTCCATCGTTGGTGACAAGATGTGGAAAGTGCTGGAACAGGGCACCGATGAAAACGGCCCTATTGGCCATGGCTGGACCTATTCGGCCCACCCCGTCGGGGCCGCCGCAGGCGTCGCCAACCTGCAGCTTATCGACAAGCTGTCACTGGTGGAAAACGCCGGGGCCGTGGGCGCCTACCTCAAGGCCGGGTTGCAGGACGCTCTGGGCGCTCACGCCAATGTCGGTGATATTCGTGGCGAAGGCATGATGTGCGCGGTCGAGTTCGTCAAGGATCGCGACAGCCGCAGCTTCTTCGATGCGGGCGACAAGATCGGCTATCAGATTGCCGGGGCCCTGCTGGCCGAAGGCGTCATCGGGCGCGCGATGCCCCAGGGCGACATCCTTGGCTTCGCACCGCCTTTCTGCCTGACCCGCGATGAGGCCGACACGGTAATCGCAGCCACGAAAAAAGCCGTCAGCAGCGTTCTGCCGGGATAA
- a CDS encoding NAD-dependent succinate-semialdehyde dehydrogenase yields MLDTAISARADIDDKRLLRSFAYVNGKWTSGEDNDSFPVHDPATDAHLGDVAALNGAQARQSVDAAQTAFASWSLTLPQERAACLRRWHDLVMEAKDSLARIMVLEQGKPLSEALGEIDYAASFIDYYAEEAKRPNIEGVTSHLPDAEVELWLEPVGVVALITPWNFPSAMLTRKAAAALAAGCTVVAHPSAQTPFSALALAELAERAGFPKGVFNVVTGDAATVVTPWCEDPRVRALSFTGSTEVGRLLYRQSADTVKKLVLELGGHAPVIVFKGADLDRAVAEVIKAKFATSGQDCLGANRIYVERPIYDDFCAAFTKATQALTLGRGMDDPDIGPLMNEAAVAKQEAHVADALDKGAKLACGGARAPLGPLFYQPTVLTDVPDTARIMSEESFGPVAPLTPFDTEDEVVARANASEYGLVAYVHSQDPRRIYRLSRALQFGMVAVNRTKVTGAPIPFGGVKQSGMGREGARRGMEEFMEIKYVCRDWA; encoded by the coding sequence ATGCTCGACACTGCGATCTCTGCCCGCGCCGACATTGACGACAAACGCCTGTTGCGCAGCTTTGCCTACGTCAACGGCAAATGGACATCTGGCGAAGACAACGACAGTTTCCCCGTCCACGATCCTGCCACTGACGCCCATCTTGGGGATGTGGCCGCGCTGAATGGCGCGCAGGCCCGCCAAAGCGTGGATGCGGCACAGACCGCCTTTGCCAGCTGGTCGCTGACCCTGCCGCAAGAGCGCGCCGCCTGTCTGCGCCGCTGGCACGATCTGGTCATGGAGGCGAAAGACAGCCTCGCCCGGATCATGGTGCTGGAACAGGGCAAACCGCTGTCCGAGGCGCTGGGCGAAATCGACTATGCCGCCTCTTTCATCGATTATTACGCCGAAGAGGCCAAACGCCCGAATATCGAAGGGGTGACTTCGCATCTGCCAGACGCCGAGGTGGAACTCTGGCTCGAACCCGTGGGTGTTGTGGCACTGATCACGCCGTGGAATTTTCCGTCGGCCATGCTGACCCGTAAGGCCGCCGCCGCACTGGCGGCGGGCTGCACCGTCGTTGCCCACCCGTCGGCGCAAACGCCGTTCAGCGCGCTGGCGCTGGCCGAACTGGCGGAACGGGCTGGCTTTCCCAAAGGCGTGTTCAATGTCGTCACCGGCGATGCGGCCACGGTCGTTACGCCTTGGTGCGAAGACCCGCGCGTGCGCGCGCTCTCCTTCACCGGCTCGACCGAAGTCGGGCGGCTGCTCTATCGCCAGTCTGCCGACACGGTGAAGAAGCTGGTGCTGGAACTAGGCGGCCACGCCCCGGTGATCGTCTTCAAGGGCGCCGATCTGGACCGCGCGGTGGCGGAAGTGATCAAGGCAAAGTTCGCAACCTCGGGCCAAGACTGCCTTGGCGCGAACCGCATTTATGTCGAGCGTCCGATCTATGACGATTTCTGCGCCGCGTTCACCAAGGCGACGCAGGCGCTGACCCTTGGGCGCGGCATGGATGATCCCGACATCGGCCCGCTGATGAACGAAGCCGCTGTCGCCAAGCAGGAAGCCCATGTGGCTGATGCGCTGGACAAAGGTGCCAAACTGGCCTGCGGTGGCGCACGCGCGCCCTTGGGGCCGTTGTTCTACCAGCCAACCGTGCTGACCGATGTGCCCGACACAGCCCGCATCATGTCCGAGGAAAGCTTTGGCCCCGTCGCGCCCCTCACCCCCTTCGACACCGAAGATGAGGTCGTCGCCCGCGCCAATGCCAGCGAATACGGACTGGTCGCCTATGTTCACAGTCAGGACCCCCGGCGCATCTATCGGCTGAGCCGCGCGCTGCAGTTTGGCATGGTGGCGGTCAACCGCACCAAGGTCACAGGCGCCCCGATCCCCTTCGGCGGAGTCAAACAGTCCGGAATGGGCCGCGAAGGTGCCCGTCGCGGCATGGAAGAATTCATGGAAATCAAATACGTCTGCCGCGATTGGGCATGA
- a CDS encoding Lrp/AsnC family transcriptional regulator, whose product MKLDARDMDILRVVAREGRISKSALAEQIGLSPTPAWERLKKLEKAGLIDGYRAEINLKKLGGHVTVFVAAELTDHTQASFRVFEESLQAHDEIVACWALGGGFDYLLQIVTRDVDAYQRLIDSLLDARIGIARYFTYIVTKQVKGGGLPPLALFDPQSD is encoded by the coding sequence ATCAAACTTGACGCTCGTGACATGGACATTTTGCGCGTGGTGGCGCGTGAGGGACGGATTTCCAAATCGGCACTCGCCGAGCAAATCGGCCTGTCGCCCACCCCCGCGTGGGAGCGGCTGAAAAAGCTGGAAAAGGCCGGGCTGATCGACGGCTATCGCGCCGAGATCAATCTCAAGAAGCTGGGAGGCCATGTCACGGTCTTCGTCGCCGCCGAACTGACCGATCACACACAGGCCTCGTTTCGGGTGTTCGAGGAAAGCCTTCAGGCACACGACGAAATTGTCGCCTGCTGGGCGCTCGGCGGTGGTTTTGATTATCTGCTGCAGATCGTGACCCGCGATGTCGACGCCTATCAGCGGCTGATCGACAGCTTGCTGGACGCGCGCATCGGAATCGCGCGCTATTTCACCTATATCGTGACCAAACAGGTCAAGGGCGGTGGGCTCCCGCCGCTGGCGCTCTTTGATCCTCAGTCCGATTGA
- a CDS encoding cyclodeaminase: MPAPHPHDIRIVTEAQLRACIGLDAQTVDTVEEGFRALAAGGVVMPPVLSMDLEAQNAEVDVKTAYVPGFDGFALKVSPGFFDNPKRGLPSLNGLMILLSAKTGLVQAVFLDNGYLTDLRTAAAGAVAARHLAPEIETAGVLGTGVQARLQMQAAHLVRPFKRCLVWGRDAEKAAACARDIAKTTGAQTEVMTEIAPLVARSQLVVTTTPARSPLISADMLHDGLHITAMGSDQSDKCEIAPEALDAAHLYVCDRVSQAEHLGELGRARAQGLMLPEPPELGQIIAGTSPGRKDAQQITICDLTGTGVQDTVIATLAARRLGDAGTVISA, from the coding sequence ATGCCCGCCCCGCACCCTCATGACATTCGCATCGTCACCGAAGCCCAGCTGCGCGCCTGCATCGGATTGGATGCGCAAACCGTTGACACGGTCGAGGAGGGCTTTCGCGCGCTGGCCGCTGGCGGTGTGGTCATGCCCCCTGTCCTGTCGATGGACCTTGAGGCGCAAAATGCCGAAGTGGATGTCAAAACCGCCTATGTGCCCGGATTTGATGGCTTCGCGCTCAAGGTCTCGCCGGGGTTCTTCGACAACCCGAAACGCGGCCTGCCTTCGCTCAACGGGCTGATGATTCTGCTCTCAGCAAAGACCGGGCTGGTGCAGGCGGTGTTTCTCGACAACGGGTATCTGACCGATCTGCGGACCGCCGCCGCCGGCGCCGTGGCCGCCCGCCATCTCGCCCCCGAGATCGAAACTGCCGGGGTGTTGGGCACCGGCGTGCAGGCCCGGCTGCAAATGCAGGCCGCCCATCTGGTGCGCCCGTTCAAACGCTGCCTCGTCTGGGGCCGTGATGCGGAAAAAGCCGCCGCCTGCGCCCGCGATATCGCGAAAACCACCGGAGCGCAGACAGAGGTCATGACCGAGATTGCCCCACTGGTCGCCCGGTCCCAGCTTGTGGTGACCACGACGCCTGCACGCTCGCCGCTGATTTCCGCCGACATGCTGCACGACGGGCTGCATATCACCGCCATGGGATCGGATCAGAGCGACAAATGCGAAATCGCCCCCGAGGCGCTGGATGCGGCCCATCTCTATGTTTGCGATCGGGTGTCTCAGGCCGAACATCTGGGCGAACTGGGCCGCGCGCGGGCACAGGGGCTGATGCTGCCCGAACCGCCGGAGCTTGGCCAGATCATCGCGGGCACCAGCCCCGGTCGCAAGGATGCACAGCAGATCACCATTTGCGATCTGACCGGCACTGGGGTTCAGGACACGGTGATTGCCACCTTGGCCGCACGGCGTTTGGGGGATGCAGGCACGGTGATTTCCGCCTAA